TCCTTCTGGAAGGCGCCTCGAATGTGGCCGCCGTCATCCTGGAATCCGTCCCCGGGACGGCAGGCATCTACGGGCCGCCCGCGGGGTACCTGGAGGGCGTGCGGGAGCTGACCCGCAAGCACGGGATCGTGTTCATCGCGGATGAGGTCATGGCCGGGTTCGGCCGCACCGGCGAATGGTTCGCGATCGACCGCTGGGGCATCACCCCGGACCTCATCACCTTCGCCAAGGGCGTCAACTCGGGCTATGTTCCGCTCGGTGGCGTGATCATCTCCGACGAGGTCTTCGACACCTTCCTCCAGCGTGTCTACCCGGGCGGTCTGACGTATTCCGGTCACCCCCTCGCCTGCGCTGCGGCCGTGGCGACCATCGAGACCATGCGGGAAGAGGGCATGGTGGAGAACGCCGCGTCGCCTGGGTGAGGGCATCATCGGCCCGGCACTGGAGGCGTTCAAGGAGAAGCACCCGAGCGTGGGCGACGTCCGTGGCTCCGGAGTCTTCTGGGCGATCGAGCTGGTGTGGGACCGCGAGACCCGCGAGCCGCTGGCGGCGTACGGCGGGTCCAGCCCCGAGATGAACGCCGTGATCGCGGAGATCAAGGCCGGGGGCGTGCTGCCGTTCGCCAACTTCAACCGCATCCACGTGGTGCCCGCCCTCAACATCCCGGACGAGCAGCTGCGGGAGGCGCTCGCCGTCATCGACCGCGCGCTGGACGTCGCCGACGCCGCGGTGGCCGCCCGGGCCTGACCGTCGGGCCTCCCACGCGCTGCCGGGCCGGCTGAGTAGGCTGGAGCCGAACGTTCGACGGCGCGTGGGAGCCGATGTGGCCCCCGACGGGAAGGGATGGACCGCATGAGGATTCTGCTGGTGGGCGCCGGTGGGCACGTGGGACGGGCTGCTCTGGAGGCGCTCCAGGACCGGCACGAGGTGCTGCAGGCGTCCCGGAAGGGCGACATCCCCGTGGATCTGCGGGACGAGTCGTCCATCCTGGCGATGTATGAGAAGGCCGGAACGGTGGACGCCGTGATCTGCTGCACGGGCTCGGTGCCGTTCAAGCCTCTGGGGGAGCTCTCGGCCGAGGACTTCCGGTCAGGCTTCGAGGACAAGGTGCTCGGGCAGGTCAACGTGGTCCGTCTGGGCATGGACCTGGTGGCCGACCGCGGTTCCTTCACCCTCACGAGCGGCGTCCTGGCCCGCGAGGCGATCCTCACGGGCGCTGCGGCGTCCCTCGCCAATGGCGCCCTGGAATCGTTCGTCCTGGCGGCCGCCCCGGAGCTGCCCCGTGGTCTCCGTATCAACGCGGTGAGCCCAAGCGTCCTGGAAGACGCGCCGGGGTACTTCGACTCCTTCCCCGGCTTCACCCGGATCCCGTCCGACGTACTGGGTCAGGCGTATGTGAAGTCGGTGGAGGGAATTCAGACGGGGCAGGTGTACGAACTCGGCTGAGCCGGGGAGCGCCGACGACGGCGGCAAGGCCGGCGGGCATCCCGCCGGCGGCCTCCGCGCCAGCCTCTGAGTCCGCCGCCTCTGGGTCCGCTGCTGCGTCATCGTACGAGTCGGTCTCCGGGGCGCCCTCGACGGGCGATCCGGTGACGAGCCCTTCGCCGTCGTGGACCTCGAGGCTGTCTCCCAGGGGGAGCGTCAGCTGACCGAGGACCCCGACGCGGGGGCCGCCGGCCGGGCGATGCGCGAGCTCCTGCAGGTTCCGGACCAGTGCTGCGCGCGCCTCCTGGCCGCCCCCGGGTCCGCACAGGGAATCGAGTGCCCCGGCCTCGGCGAGCTTCCTGACGGTCGCGCGGGAGACGGCGGCCCGGGTGAACAGCTCGTCCACCGAGTGGTACGGGCGCCCGGCCACCAGGCGTTTCCGCTCGGCAGCCGACAGCCCCGGCACATCGCGCAGTCCCGGGCGGAGCCCCACGCTCCGGGAGCTTCCCTGAGTGCCGGGCTTTTCATAAGGCCCGGGCTTTTCTGGAGTGCCAGGCCTTTCATGAGCCCTGGGCTTTTCAGGAGTGCCAGGCCCTTCATGGTTCGCGGCGTCGTCGTCGGGCGTCTCCCGGTGATCCTCGGCTTCACATTCTTCAGCGCTCCGATTCACGTCGAGCGGCAGCACCGGGATGCCCAGGTTCCTGGCCTCCGCCCGGAGCACGTTCTGCGGGGCCGGGACCGCCGGGGAGTCCCAGCACGCCGCGATGAACTCCGCCGGATGATGCGATCTGAGCCAGGTCACGTGGCGTGCCGCCAGGACGTCCGCCGGATCGGTGGGAGCGAACGGGCTCTGCTCGGATCCGAGCAACGCCAGACTCTCCTCCGAGGGTTCCGCCTCCCCGGGGGTGA
The nucleotide sequence above comes from Arthrobacter woluwensis. Encoded proteins:
- a CDS encoding short chain dehydrogenase; the encoded protein is MRILLVGAGGHVGRAALEALQDRHEVLQASRKGDIPVDLRDESSILAMYEKAGTVDAVICCTGSVPFKPLGELSAEDFRSGFEDKVLGQVNVVRLGMDLVADRGSFTLTSGVLAREAILTGAAASLANGALESFVLAAAPELPRGLRINAVSPSVLEDAPGYFDSFPGFTRIPSDVLGQAYVKSVEGIQTGQVYELG